A stretch of the Bacteroidota bacterium genome encodes the following:
- a CDS encoding type IX secretion system membrane protein PorP/SprF: MKKFLSSICLTLVVSLGFAQQDAQFSQYMFNPFVLNPAYAGSREAFTALAINRNQWINIPGAPNTQTLSLNTPLTTRVGVGLQVFNDAIGPKNSVGYLASYAYRIPLSVGKLAFGLRAGGITYNFHWDKIDYKDQADVYNFNSRTQTTVFNADFGLFYNTKKFYTGLSANHIGYAQRITPVKLEGIESHLRMHFFYTLGNTFEINDRLALQPSILIKAVENAPLSTDLNVNLIIDHKVWVGVSFRPKNSVVLLTQFRINENFRFGYSYDIGINRIGRLARGSHELFIGYDFNLRKVKSISPRYF; the protein is encoded by the coding sequence ATGAAAAAGTTTTTAAGTAGCATATGTTTAACATTAGTGGTTTCATTGGGATTTGCTCAGCAAGATGCCCAGTTTAGCCAATACATGTTTAATCCTTTTGTACTTAATCCAGCATATGCAGGAAGTAGAGAAGCATTTACTGCACTGGCAATTAATCGGAACCAATGGATTAATATACCCGGGGCTCCAAATACACAAACCCTTAGCCTTAACACACCATTAACTACAAGAGTGGGTGTGGGACTGCAGGTATTTAATGATGCAATAGGACCAAAAAATTCTGTCGGTTACCTCGCTTCCTACGCATACAGGATTCCCTTAAGCGTTGGTAAACTTGCCTTTGGATTAAGAGCTGGAGGAATAACTTACAATTTTCATTGGGATAAAATTGATTATAAAGATCAGGCAGATGTATATAATTTCAACAGTAGAACTCAAACTACCGTATTTAATGCTGATTTTGGTTTGTTTTACAATACTAAAAAATTTTATACAGGGCTTAGTGCAAATCATATTGGATATGCCCAGCGCATTACACCTGTAAAACTGGAGGGAATCGAAAGTCATTTAAGAATGCATTTTTTCTATACCCTTGGCAATACTTTTGAAATTAATGACAGGCTTGCGCTTCAGCCTTCAATTTTAATAAAAGCTGTTGAAAACGCACCATTAAGTACTGATCTTAATGTCAATTTAATTATTGATCATAAAGTTTGGGTTGGTGTATCTTTTCGTCCAAAAAATTCAGTAGTACTTTTAACTCAATTCAGGATAAACGAGAATTTTAGATTTGGTTATTCTTATGATATTGGTATCAATAGAATTGGTCGCCTTGCAAGAGGTTCGCATGAATTGTTTATTGGTTATGATTTTAACCTAAGAAAAGTTAAATCTATTAGTCCCAGGTACTTTTAA
- a CDS encoding gliding motility-associated C-terminal domain-containing protein, translated as MMDKIKLTTLLLLTLLKGLQAQQIQLTPVLIGSAGGYSEGSWGSLSYSAGEAVIVTSSSNNYFLTQGFHQPNIVQNLELDLVSKGESCRGAKDGYAAIKVNGGFAPYIYNWTPAVGSQDSIYGLETGIYSVTVTDSYGKTSSIEFSIELERTSACFFHIYSGITPNGDGENDTWIIDGIENFPENSVEIYNRWGDKVWASKGYDNNTAVWIGNNKNGKPLPDGTYFYIVTLGNDVHKGWVELTN; from the coding sequence ATGATGGATAAAATAAAATTAACAACTCTTCTTTTGCTGACACTTTTAAAAGGCCTACAAGCCCAACAAATACAGCTAACCCCTGTCCTAATCGGCAGCGCAGGCGGTTATTCAGAAGGATCCTGGGGCAGTCTCTCCTACTCTGCCGGAGAAGCAGTAATTGTTACCTCTTCATCCAATAATTATTTTTTGACACAAGGTTTTCATCAACCTAATATTGTTCAGAACCTGGAACTGGACCTTGTTTCAAAGGGTGAAAGTTGTAGGGGGGCAAAGGATGGCTATGCTGCAATAAAAGTTAATGGAGGGTTTGCACCTTATATTTACAATTGGACCCCTGCTGTTGGTTCGCAGGATTCAATATACGGATTGGAAACTGGAATTTACTCTGTTACAGTAACAGACAGTTACGGAAAAACAAGTAGTATAGAATTTTCAATAGAACTTGAAAGAACAAGTGCCTGTTTTTTTCATATTTATTCTGGTATAACACCTAATGGAGATGGAGAAAATGATACCTGGATAATAGATGGAATAGAAAATTTTCCTGAAAATTCAGTGGAAATATATAATCGTTGGGGCGATAAAGTTTGGGCCTCCAAAGGCTACGATAATAATACCGCAGTATGGATTGGAAACAATAAAAACGGGAAGCCTTTACCAGATGGAACCTATTTTTATATTGTAACTTTAGGCAATGATGTTCACAAAGGCTGGGTTGAATTAACGAATTGA